From a single Apium graveolens cultivar Ventura chromosome 2, ASM990537v1, whole genome shotgun sequence genomic region:
- the LOC141703322 gene encoding uncharacterized protein LOC141703322 has translation MDRSWLKADRRTKEFEKGVEDLLIFVFENGYNAEKISCPCVNCAHSKSWRAQIVKNHLFQNGIDQTYTRWIWHGENNSVESFNETDTSESINQGTSRMGECDEDDDDDMSSDESSDETDTSDFINHVKGEHQPLYPGCERYTKMKALKATTSLLPSMKEKKPYALGMGYEKIHASPNNFLLYRGDLDEKQTTCRVCKASRWKLNKKGDELEGVPANVLWYFPLIPRLRNLFNTPHIAKDMMWHDTERQKDGKMRHPADSITWKDVDQKWPDFASETRNLRIALSSDGFNPFHGNRTDYSSCPVLLSIYNLPPWLCMKRRYIMLCLLISGPTEPVNDIDVFLQPLIEDLQKLWRGKQMYDAYKKESFMFRGIFLWTISDYPALGNLSGNVIKGYNACTICIDETKATRLVNYRKMVIMRHRRWLPRNHPYRRQKSTFDNTVEKGVAPVPLTGEEVFQRVQHLRARVFGKKQRQP, from the exons ATGGATAGGTCATGGTTAAAAGCGGATAGAAGAACAAAAGAGTTCGAAAAAGGAGTGGAAGATTTGTTAATATTTGTATTTGAGAATGGTTATAATGCAGAAAAAATCAGTTGTCCATGTGTAAACTGCGCACATAGTAAATCATGGAGAGCGCAGATAGTTAAAAACCATCTTTTTCAAAATGGTATTGATCAAACTTATACACGTTGGATATGGCACGGGGAGAATAATTCTGTAGAAAGTTTTAATGAAACTGACACTTCGGAATCTATCAATCAAGGCACCTCAAGAATGGGTGAATGTGACGAGGACGACGATGATGATATGtcttctgatgaaagttctgacgAAACCGACACTTCTGATTTCATTAACCATGTTAAAGGTGAACATCAACCTCTTTATCCTGGATGTGAGAGGTACACTAAGATGAAAGCTCTG AAGGCAACAACATCCCTTCTTCCTTCAATGAAGGAAAAAAAACCTTATGCATTAGGAATGGGGTATGAAAAGATACACGCAAGTCCGAATAATTTTCTCTTATACCGTGGCGATTTAGATGAAAAACAAACTACTTGTCGCGTATGTAAGGCCTCTAGATGGAAATTGAACAAAAAAGGAGATGAACTTGAAGGGGTCCCTGCTAATGTTCTATGGTATTTCCCGTTGATACCAAGATTACGAAATTTATTCAATACACCTCACATTGCAAAGGACATGATGTGGCATGACACCGAGCGACAAAAGGATGGTAAAATGAGGCATCCGGCTGATTCAATAACATGGAAGGATGTCGACCAAAAATGGCCTGATTTTGCATCAGAGACTAGGAACCTTCGAATAGCTTTATCTTCCGATGGTTTCAATCCTTTTCATGGAAACCGTACTGATTACTCAAGCTGTCCTGTTTTGCTATCAATTTATAACCTTCCTCCATGGCTTTGTATGAAGAGAAGGTATATTATGCTCTGCTTGTTAATATCTGGACCGACTGAGCCTGTAAATGATATCGACGTGTTCCTTCAACCACTAATAGAAGATCTGCAAAAGTTGTGGCGTGGGAAACAAATGTATGACGCTTATAAGAAAGAGTCTTTCATGTTTAGGGGCATTTTTTTGTGGACAATAAGTGATTATCCTGCCTTAGGGAACTTGTCAGGAAATGTTATTAAAGGGTATAATGCGTGTACTATTTGTATTGATGAAACAAAAGCTACTAGGTTGGTTAATTACCGTAAGATGGTGATTATGAGGCATCGAAGATGGTTACCCCGTAATCATCCTTATAGAAGGCAGAAATCAACTTTTGATAACACTGTGGAGAAGGGGGTCGCACCTGTTCCATTAACCGGAGAAGAGGTTTTTCAAAGAGTACAACATTTAAGGGCCCGTGTATTTGGAAAGAAACAACGGCAACCATGA